The Candidatus Hydrogenedentota bacterium sequence CGCCATCGAAGTAAGCGGCACCAAGCCAGACGCGGGGTTGCCACGCCATGTCAAAGGTGTACCCAACTTCGAGGTTTCCAGCCCATGCCTGGAAATCGGCGTCGTCATCGCCGTAGAAGAACGGGCGGAACAGGAAGCCGACCTGGTCGGCATCGCCAAACTGGTAAGCGAATTCAGCTTCGAAATCAAAGGCGCCGATGGTGCCAGCTCCGCGGAGGCCAACGGTGTGCAGATTGGTCGGATCGTAGTCGTCAAGACTGAAGACGTCTTCGATCCACTCGCCGAACCACCCAAGGTTCGTGTCGCTCAGTCTCCTGGCATCGCGCACCCACAGCCAGTAGGCATCGATCACGATGTCTTCCAGGCCCAGGTAGCTGCCGTACAAGCCATACAGCCAAACGTCTTCGTCTTCTTCAAACGGACCGCCTTCGGCCAATTCCGCCGCGAACAAATCCACCGAGAACATGTCGGTGGCGTACGTCAGGCGGGCTGCGTCAAAGGACAGACCCGTGAAGAACGAGGAGGTGTCGTTCACACCAACCAGCCATTCGCTGCCAAGGGCAATTTCCTGGCGGCCAACACGAAGCCGAAGGGGCAGTCCGAACATCTCGTTCGCCTCGATGTAGGACTGGTAGACTTCGACGTCGTCATCGGTCGGGGTGATAAAGTCACCGCCGGTGATGTAGTTGGAGCGGAAATCTTCACCCCACCAGCCGTATTCACCCCACCAGCCGTAGGAGTCGAACTCGATGAACGCGCCGACTTCATTCGAGAAGTCCGCCTTCACGTTCAAGCGGGTCCGCTGCTCGACAAAGTCCAGCGAGTTTTCTTTGTCGTCCCAACCGAACAGCCCGACAACGCCGGGGAAGTTGAAGTTTTCGCCCGTACCAATGGAGCGGCTAGACAAGTAAGCAGCCGGCCACTGCAAATCCGGACGGTTGATCCCCGTCTGCAAGTTCGTATAGTAGTTACCGCGGATACGAATTTGCCCGCCAACGATAACATTCTGCAGCTCGGCGAGGGCCGGCGTTGCCGCCAACACCACTACGGCTGCAAGCAAAATAAACATGGATTTACGCATCGTGCGTTTTCTCCCTTAGATTTATACATATCCAGACCATCGCGAAGATTACACTATGCTCTTCGCCCGGGTTCTGACGTTTCTCCCTATATCTATTACGCACATCGATGCTTGACGGCCTCGGAGCAGTCTTTCTCTAGACTTGTCCATCCCTCCTTTCGGCTCCCAAGTGAGGTCGTCAATGATGGTTTTTTCCATCATCTAAACGTATTTCGAGGAAACAGCTCGCTCGGGCGACATGGTTTGTCAACCCAATACGAGCAAAACTCCCCAGTTACCGGGTCTCAGTTTATCACACTTGTCAGGCTACGTCAACTAACCATATTGACATTTTTTACGTTTGATTTATTCGCGGAAATGTCACGTTCCTTTTCTGCTAAAAATGTGCATTATGCGCTTTAATGGAATTCCCCTTGCGACACTGAGGAGGCGTTATGCCATGGACAGCGTTCATGAACTCAAGTTCAGGTTTACGAGGAGAAAGGGAAGGTCTCTCACCGGATTCCGCTGAACATAACGCACACCCCCAGTTTGGCGGCTTCCGTATCAGGTGTCCGGCGCTGGACCCCCGGGGGAAACGTCCGTTATGCTTGGTGTCCGAGGCCTGGACTTTCAAAGGGTATCCGTTGCCGGCGAGGTGCCTTGATGCCCAGGCAACAAATCCGGTCCTGGGGGATTCGTGAAGAATACTGGTCATATTATTGCCGCTCTAGTGCTGGCAGTCATTACAGGGTGCGCGCGCACGGCGCAATATCCCAACCAGCCGCTGGTGCTGATTTGTCCGTGGTCAGCGGGGGGCGGCACGGACCGGGTGGCGCGTCAAGTGGCCGCGCAACTGGAAACCGGGCTGGGCGTGCCGGTCAACGTGGTCAATGCTACGGGCGGCGGGGGCGTAACCGGTCATACACGCGGCGCGCTGGCCCGCCCCAACGGGTACACGTTTACGCTCGTGACGGCCGAGTTGAACATGCTGCACTGGCGCGGTCTCACCAACATCTCGTGCAGGGACTACGCGCCCCTGATGCTCATCAACCGCGACGATGCGGCCCTGTTCGTGCGCAAAGACGCCCCCTGGAATTCCTTGCAGGCTTTGGAGACGGCCGTTCGCGATGCGCCGGAAACCCTGAAAGCCTCGGGGACGGCGTACGGTGGCATCTGGCACGTGGCGCTCGCGGGATGGTTGACGACCATCGGCCTGTCCCCGGGCGCGGTCACGTGGATCTCGATCAACGGTTCGGCCCCTTCCCTGCAGGAGCTCATGGCAGGCGGCATCGATGCGGTCTGCTGCAGCCTGCCGGAAGCCCAGGCCCTGCTCGACGCCGGAGAGGTCCGGTGCCTGGGCCTGATGTCCGATCAACGCCTGCCCGCGTTCCCCGGCGTGCCCACATTCCCGGAGATGGGCGTTAATTGGACCATGGGGACGTGGCGGGGACTTGCCCTGCCGAGAGGCGTGCCGGAGGCTCGGCGGGAAACCCTGCTGGCTGCGATCCGCGCCGTTGTCGAGAGCGACGAGTACCATCAGTTCATGAGACAGGCGGGCTTCAACCCGGCAGCGCTTGGTCCCGAGCCGTTCACGGAGTTTCTGGCGCAAAACGATGCCCAGATGGGGGCGATCCTCTCCAGTGAGGCATTCAAAGGCGTGGAATCGCCGCCCGTAGGCCCGATGGCGTTTCCCTGGCTGGCGGGCGTCTTGCTGCTGGCCAACTTCCTGGCGTTGGCCTTAACGGGGAAGTTCCGCAGACCCCCGGGCCAGGAGCCTGTCACAAAGGCCGGGGCCGCGCGCATCGTCCTGGTGGTTGCCGCGGTGCTGACATACATACTGCTCGCCGAACGGCTGGGTTTCGTGCTCGCCATGGCGCTCGTTGTGTTTGTGCTGCTGTGGCGTTTCCGCATGCGCTGGCCCCTCGCGGCACTGGTCTCCGCCCTTGTGGTGCTGGCCGTGTATCAAATCTTCGCCGGATACCTCGGGGTGCCGCTGCCGCGCGGATTCTGGGGAGGGTGACGTGGCCGAAGCGATGATCCAGGCATTGGAGCAGACCGTCGCGAACCCGCGCGTGTGGTTCGTGGTGCTCTGCGCCGCCGGCTACGGCGTGTTCGTCGGGGCGGTACCGGGCTTGACGGCGACCATGGCCGTGGCGCTGTTCGTCCCGATTGCTTATTGGCTCGATCCGGTCCCCGCGCTGGCGGCTATCGTGACCATGGAAGCCTGCGCCATATTTGCGGGCGATATTCCCAACACCCTCCTTCGCATCCCGGGCACGCCCGCGTCAGCCGCCTACGCGGATGACGCTTACTCGTTCATGAAGCGCGGACAGCCCGGGCGGCCGCTGGGCGTCTGCCTGGTGTTCAGCGTCGCGGGAGGCCTGTTCGGAGCGCTGGTGCTGATCTTGTCGGGCCGCCAGCTCGCCCGGGTCGCCACGATGTTCAGCGTGACCGAGTATTTCTGGCTGTACCTTCTTGGGCTGAGTTGCGCGGTGCTGGTCTCGCGGGGTTCCATCGCAAAAGCCACCTTCGCCCTGCTCCTGGGCCTGATGCTGTCCACGGTGGGGCTAAGCGCTGCCCACGCCCAGGCGCGCTTCACTTTCGGGCGGCCCGAACTGTTCCAGGGCATCACATTCATCCCCGCGATGATCGGCCTTTTCGGATTCTCCGAAATCCTGCGCAACATGCTCACCCTGGGCAATGCGGAGGACGGCGGCGCCGCTCATGCCAAACCAGCCGCGGGTTCCGGGGCGCTCATCGTTCCCGCGCTCCGCCTGTTGTGGCGCCGCAAGCTCCCGTTCGCGCGCTCGGGATGCATCGGCGCGCTCGTCGGCATGTTGCCCGGCGCAGGGGCCGATATCGCCGCATGGGTCTCGTTTGCCGCATCGAAACGCACCGGCCGGCAACCCGGCAATGATAGCGAGCGTGCACTCGCGGGCGTTGGCGATGGCAGCACGGCAAACTCGGCGGCCTTAGGGGGCACCTGGATCCCCGCGCTTGTTTTCGGCATCCCCGGCGACTCGATCACTGCCATCGTCATCGGCGTGTTGCTGATGAAGAATGTGCGGCCAGGACCCGAAATTTTCGAGAAACAGGCCGTCCTCGTGTACAGCATCTATCTTATGTTTATCCTGGCGAATCTGGTGCTCATCCCGGTGGGCCTGTTGGCGATCAAAGCGGGCAGCTGCGTGGTGCGCGTGCCCCGGCGCATTCTGCTGCCGCTCATTTTGCTGTTCTGTGTTGTCGGCGCTTATGCCGTGAACGGAAGCTACTTCGACATAGCCGTCATGCTGGCCATGGGCATCCTGGGCTTCTTGCTCGAACGCCGGGAAGTGCCCATCGGGCCCGTCGTCCTTGGGATTATCCTGGGCGGCCCTCTCGAAGAACGTTTCGTCCAGGCCCTCAGCGGTTCCGATGGCGTGGTCAGCGCCCTCTTCGGCCGCCCTTTGGCGGCGGGACTCGGCATCCTGTGCCTGGCAATCTGGGGAGCGCTCCTGGCGGTCAATCTCAGGCGGCATGAGAGCGCCGAGTAGCCCACGCCCAGGACTTTTGGCCAAGGGGTGAAGCGACGCAACGAAAAGTCGCATACGCCCCATGAGCCGTATCTCTCAGGCAAAACCGAACACCATCTTTGCCCGGCAAGGAACAATCTGCCTCCGGAAATCCCCGTCTGACATTGACTCCTGCCCCCGCGCGTCGTAGTGTGTAATGCACGCCGCGAGACTCAGAGGGTGGGCCATGTACAGTATTATTTTCGCGTTTTGTGTGTTCGGGGCAGCGGAGGCCGGACCGCTGCCGGCGCTTCCCGGGACGTCGCCGCTCGAGGAATCCGCGGACTTTGCCGCAACCATGGTCACGGGCATCGATCAGTGGCTGATGCGGGCCATCGAAGCGTCTATCGAGGGACGGCAGGCGCGGTGGCGCCGCGATTTCGCTTCGCATGCCGCTTACGCCGGGTCCATCGCGCCCAACCGCGCTCATTTCGCTGGGGTCATCGGTCTGAAAGACGCCCGCGTCGCTCCCTGTATGGAATTGCTCGCGTCGCCCGGGCAGCCGCCGCTGCTCGCCCGGGGCGAGTCCTGCGAAGTGCATGCCGTGCGCTGGTCCGTGCTCGAGGGTGTACGTGG is a genomic window containing:
- a CDS encoding tripartite tricarboxylate transporter substrate-binding protein, whose protein sequence is MKNTGHIIAALVLAVITGCARTAQYPNQPLVLICPWSAGGGTDRVARQVAAQLETGLGVPVNVVNATGGGGVTGHTRGALARPNGYTFTLVTAELNMLHWRGLTNISCRDYAPLMLINRDDAALFVRKDAPWNSLQALETAVRDAPETLKASGTAYGGIWHVALAGWLTTIGLSPGAVTWISINGSAPSLQELMAGGIDAVCCSLPEAQALLDAGEVRCLGLMSDQRLPAFPGVPTFPEMGVNWTMGTWRGLALPRGVPEARRETLLAAIRAVVESDEYHQFMRQAGFNPAALGPEPFTEFLAQNDAQMGAILSSEAFKGVESPPVGPMAFPWLAGVLLLANFLALALTGKFRRPPGQEPVTKAGAARIVLVVAAVLTYILLAERLGFVLAMALVVFVLLWRFRMRWPLAALVSALVVLAVYQIFAGYLGVPLPRGFWGG
- a CDS encoding alginate export family protein — its product is MRKSMFILLAAVVVLAATPALAELQNVIVGGQIRIRGNYYTNLQTGINRPDLQWPAAYLSSRSIGTGENFNFPGVVGLFGWDDKENSLDFVEQRTRLNVKADFSNEVGAFIEFDSYGWWGEYGWWGEDFRSNYITGGDFITPTDDDVEVYQSYIEANEMFGLPLRLRVGRQEIALGSEWLVGVNDTSSFFTGLSFDAARLTYATDMFSVDLFAAELAEGGPFEEDEDVWLYGLYGSYLGLEDIVIDAYWLWVRDARRLSDTNLGWFGEWIEDVFSLDDYDPTNLHTVGLRGAGTIGAFDFEAEFAYQFGDADQVGFLFRPFFYGDDDADFQAWAGNLEVGYTFDMAWQPRVWLGAAYFDGEDNRDISFWEWLSPFDSPEASVSFNRLFSNWEYSQFLDDTTLSNSWLVRGGVEAMPTESLELRLVVSYFDSLEAFDAPAHINLFGYRIPIAGPFSFWTMENDTPLGIEAALYATYHYSEDLVFEAGWAHLFTDDGATEGQYVLLNGLGFSGGTGDEDADYLYVETRIQF
- a CDS encoding tripartite tricarboxylate transporter permease, whose amino-acid sequence is MAEAMIQALEQTVANPRVWFVVLCAAGYGVFVGAVPGLTATMAVALFVPIAYWLDPVPALAAIVTMEACAIFAGDIPNTLLRIPGTPASAAYADDAYSFMKRGQPGRPLGVCLVFSVAGGLFGALVLILSGRQLARVATMFSVTEYFWLYLLGLSCAVLVSRGSIAKATFALLLGLMLSTVGLSAAHAQARFTFGRPELFQGITFIPAMIGLFGFSEILRNMLTLGNAEDGGAAHAKPAAGSGALIVPALRLLWRRKLPFARSGCIGALVGMLPGAGADIAAWVSFAASKRTGRQPGNDSERALAGVGDGSTANSAALGGTWIPALVFGIPGDSITAIVIGVLLMKNVRPGPEIFEKQAVLVYSIYLMFILANLVLIPVGLLAIKAGSCVVRVPRRILLPLILLFCVVGAYAVNGSYFDIAVMLAMGILGFLLERREVPIGPVVLGIILGGPLEERFVQALSGSDGVVSALFGRPLAAGLGILCLAIWGALLAVNLRRHESAE